The Holophagales bacterium nucleotide sequence GATCCGGGCGCCACCCCGTTTACCCCGACCGGGCACCGCCCACCGCACTTTCCGGATGCCGCCGCCACCCGGAATGACGGCGCCCAGTTGCGGCCGGGTGATGAGGGCTGTCTGAAGGGCGCGATAGTCATCGTCGTTGATGAGATCCGCGATGACCCTGGAGAAGACCTTGGTCTCGACGAACCGCACGGCTCGATTATCCGCCACTGACGGATAGCCCGCAACTGACCCGCAGCAGCCTAACCGTGGCTTCAGCGGCGAGCGCAGCGAAGTCCGCTGCAAGCCGGGTTAGGTGGCATGGACGGGGCACAAGCGGCACGGCCTGGGTGGGCGCTGCTCGTGTGCCGGGAGGGACGGGCGGACCGTGGGCCCGCGGAGTGGTGGCCGACCTGCGTTATCCGGCCTGGGCCCAGCGGGACGGAGCTGGACGGGAGAGAGGAACTGTGACGAGGTTCAGCAGTGCACCGACGGCGAGGAGGGCGCCGAGACGCCACGCATGGCCAAGCAAGCCGACAGAGTGGACACCCGGCGAGAAGAGGACCGCGACGTACAGGGCCATCGAGGAGATGGCGAAGGCGACAAAGCCGACCGTGAACCGCTGCGACATGGGCACGATGCCGTCGGCCCTGATTGCGACGACGGTGCCGAGGACGACACCCGCCCAGGGCAGGAGGATGTACTTGCCCGGAGTGAAGAAGGTGTGGCTGAGGGCGAGTACGAGACCGCCGAGAAGGCCGAGTGCGAGGGCCAGCGACAGAGAGCGACGGTTCATCTGTGTCTCCTTCGGTTCACGGGTCTACCCGACAAGTATGTCACCAGACGCTGCCACCTAACGTCTGGCATCAGCGGCGAGCGTAGCGAGTCCGCTGCATGCCGGGGTTAGGCCGCGTTAAGCGGGCTCGGGAGCGGAAAGGCCCCAGGGAACCTCAACTGGGATGGACATCTCGACCACTGAGAGATCCGCGAACGACGGAGGCAGGGGGTACGTACGAGGTCGAAACGTTATGTCGTCCGCGGGTGCATCGGGACACGCGCGAATCTCGCCGACAAAGTGGAAGAGGACGATGTAGAGCCGATACCCGGGCTGTATTGGGCCCAGGTCGGTGACGTGGCTTTCCCGATGGTCGGGGATGCTGAGCTGCCGCAGCAGGGCTCTGGTGGTCGGGTCATAGAGCGCCGGTCGAGCGGTGGCGAAGTTGAGGCAAGTGTCACATGCACAGAGCTCGGCGCCCGGCACGCCTGCATTCGCCTGCGCCCGGCCGGTCGCCACGGGATCGCAGGAAAGCGACCAGCCGCGAAAGGAAATGTCAGTCATGCAGATCTCCGGGAGCGGCCTAACGTCTGGCATCAGCGGCGAGCGGAGCGAGTCCGCTGCATGCCGGGGTTAGGCGACCGTTGTGAGGAAACGCCGACGCCCAGCCGCTGCCAGGCCTCGCGGAACTCGGGGCGGTCGTACGCCTTTGGCTGGAGCCAGAAGCCGTTGGCACCGTCTTTCTCCACCCCGACCGCCAGAGCACGGGCTTCCTCGGGCGTAAGCAGGAAAGACTCGGGTGCTTCCGTGAGCACGCCTCGGCAGACAACGACGAAGTCGCCGACAACGCGCTCGAGATGTGCGCCAAGCAGGACCGGGCCGGAACGGGTAGTGGCCTTGACCTGAAGGGTTCGCGTCTGGGCAGCGTCCTGACTGCACGCGACGATGTCGAAGCCCTTGGCGTTGCGAGTGGCGGGCGAGACGTTCCAGCCATAGCGAGCGAGGCGGAAGCAGACGTAATACAGGCCGACGTTCGCGACGGTCTGGGCGTCAAGAAGGCGGGCGGGACGAGAGGTGGATTTCTTCATACTCACTGTATTGGCGAGGGTCGCCTAACGTCTGGCATCAGCGGCGAGCGCAGCGAGTCCGCTGCATGCCGGGGTTAGGCCTCGCGACGGATGAACGACAGGGCTCAAGGAACGACCGTTTGAGCAGTGTGCGCTCGTATCGGGATCGCGGGAGCTGGCGCGGCCGATGGCGTGTCGTAGTGCGCGACGGGACGTGCTGGCTACTCGTGAGGTTCGTCGGGCTCGGACGTTTTCGATCGGTGCCGAATGACGAGGGCGAAGAGGACGGAGTACGCCACCCACGATCCGAGGCCGTTGACCAGGATGGCGGTCCCCCGAGAATCGATGATTCCGAGCGAGGCGAGCGGCAATGTGAAGAGAAAGCCAGGCACGAGTACTGCCGCGAAGGCGCGGTGGACGTTCCAGGCAAGAGCGGCTGCGCCGGCAACCGTAACGAGCGCCCAGGCGGAGGCCCGCGGAAGAGCTTCGGGAAACGTCGTCATCGTAGCAAGGCCCTCTCCTGACGGAAGAAGCGGTCGAGTAGCCCAGATGCCCAGCAGAGGCCTAACGTCTGGCATCAGCGGCGAGCGTAGCGAGTCCGCTGCATGCCGGGGTTAGGCCCCGGACGGCGTTTGCTGGGGCGTCGGTGCTGGCAGGGGCCTCGGTCGGTCGAGGCGCTGGACGAAGGATCGGAGCGCCTCGGCCGTGGGTTGCCTCCAGTGCCCGAGGCGCGCCTCAGCGACAGCCCGCTGCAGGAGCGCCGCGGCCTCGGTGGAGGTGCCCCGCCGCTCTGCGAGGAGGGCGAGACGCGTGTACGTGAGCGCGATGTCGGTATGGACGGATGTGCCGAGTTCGTACTCTGGATGAGCCGCGAAAGTTTGAAGCACACGAAGGTGCCCTTCGAGGGCAGCGCGGGCGTCGGGGTCTTCCGCGTTCTGGTAGTGATGCCACGCCGACTCGCCAGACCACGCGACCGCTGCGAGAGTCGCCCACGAACGAGAAGGCCGGCCGAAGTAGGCAAAGCCGAGGTAGACGCCGAGAACGAAGCCGGCGGTGGCTGCTGTCAGGATGAGGAGGATGACGCTAGAGCGTTTCATGCTGCAGGACCTGAGGCTTTCGTGAGGGGCCTAACGTCTGGCATCAGCGGCGAGCGTAGCGAGTCCGCTGCATGCCGGGGTTAGGCGCCGGTGTCGACTGCGACGAGGATTACGGCCAGTACGGACCAGCCTACCAGTCCGATATAGCCGAGAACGAGGCCAATGTACGCGTGGGCGCGCGCAAGCGGAGCGGCGTTAGGGACGGAACGCGACCGAGCCATATGACCGAAGCCGACAGCGATAGCGCCAAGGAAGGGAATGAGAATGCCAAGTGCAGAGACGGCGAGTGAAAGATAGGCGAGGAAGGAGGCCCACCGCTCATCGGACCGTCTGTCGGTCCGAAGAGGTGGGAAGAGGAGGCAGGTCAGTAGGAGGGTGGCGAAGAAGAAGTGAAGAACGAGCAGTGGGCCGATGCTGTGAATGACCGCAAAGGAGTTTAGATAGGGATTGGCGTGACGGTCTCCGAACTGCGCGGTGGCGCGGAGGAGAACGTATGCACCTACACAGCTAAAGGCGAAACGCGTGAAGTGTCTCATT carries:
- a CDS encoding type II toxin-antitoxin system RelE/ParE family toxin codes for the protein MRFVETKVFSRVIADLINDDDYRALQTALITRPQLGAVIPGGGGIRKVRWAVPGRGKRGGARILYFWEAEPEVFFMLYAFPKSERDDLAPGQLRALRKLAELEFS